One Proteinivorax tanatarense DNA segment encodes these proteins:
- a CDS encoding N-acetylmuramoyl-L-alanine amidase, with protein sequence MKFVFYNSKAIIRRVSIVALALLLLFLIVYKINTPNLSPALGTSFINTATIGIDAGHGGYDGGANVAGVLEKDINLEVALKLEEIFLANGYNVVMTRRKDKDFLQETSGPKKRKDFANRKKILTAQPVDIIISIHVNSFPSSKWSGAQVFYDRECPQGKELAQFIQDSLKETLDNTNRDIATQDHFMTREFQQPSVIVETGFISNPQEREKLLESSYQYKLAWSIYNGVVDFQQSHR encoded by the coding sequence ATGAAATTTGTTTTTTATAATAGCAAAGCGATAATCAGAAGAGTATCAATAGTCGCTCTAGCTTTATTATTGCTGTTTTTAATAGTTTATAAAATAAATACCCCCAATTTATCCCCAGCTTTGGGAACAAGCTTTATTAATACTGCTACTATAGGCATTGATGCTGGCCATGGTGGTTACGATGGCGGGGCAAATGTAGCAGGTGTGCTGGAAAAAGATATAAATTTAGAAGTCGCTTTAAAGCTTGAAGAGATATTTTTAGCAAACGGCTATAACGTAGTAATGACCAGAAGAAAGGATAAAGATTTTCTCCAGGAAACCTCCGGGCCTAAAAAAAGAAAAGATTTTGCCAACAGAAAAAAAATATTAACAGCTCAGCCTGTGGATATTATAATAAGCATCCATGTAAATAGTTTTCCATCTTCAAAGTGGAGTGGCGCACAAGTATTCTACGATAGAGAGTGCCCACAAGGAAAAGAACTAGCCCAGTTTATACAAGATAGTTTAAAAGAAACTTTAGATAATACAAACAGAGACATAGCAACCCAAGATCATTTTATGACGCGAGAATTTCAACAGCCTTCAGTTATTGTTGAAACAGGTTTTATAAGTAATCCACAGGAAAGAGAGAAGTTGCTAGAATCTAGCTACCAATATAAATTGGCTTGGTCTATATACAATGGAGTTGTTGATTTCCAGCAAAGCCATAGATAA
- a CDS encoding ornithine aminomutase subunit alpha, whose product MERKDNYQEKRGHLKDLTNEQLDKKFWELLEKVADPLVDLASKNTSPAVERSVLLRMGFSSLDSKAIVEKVYDEGLLGKGAGNVVLKLAKKHNVDYKQAGEMIIENENAIKEARELFGGVK is encoded by the coding sequence ATGGAAAGAAAAGATAACTATCAAGAAAAGCGAGGGCATCTAAAAGACTTGACAAATGAGCAACTAGATAAAAAATTTTGGGAGCTGCTAGAAAAAGTTGCAGATCCTTTAGTGGATTTAGCTTCAAAGAATACTTCACCTGCGGTAGAGAGGTCTGTACTTTTGCGGATGGGCTTTTCTTCCCTAGATAGTAAAGCTATAGTAGAAAAAGTATATGATGAGGGGTTACTAGGCAAAGGTGCAGGCAATGTAGTGCTAAAACTTGCTAAAAAACATAATGTAGATTACAAACAAGCGGGAGAAATGATTATCGAAAATGAAAATGCGATCAAAGAAGCCAGAGAGTTATTTGGAGGTGTAAAATAA
- the ortA gene encoding 2-amino-4-oxopentanoate thiolase subunit OrtA, with product MSKTYPKGSFVEIQSEILPPGKRANHLPEDTKATPLTMKVKGFLQKPSKEGETIKVKTVIGRIHQGVLVNPNPKHTHDFGDIIEELFDAQKSFKKFLKEGGDSNG from the coding sequence GTGTCTAAAACCTACCCAAAAGGAAGTTTCGTAGAAATACAAAGTGAGATTTTACCTCCGGGCAAAAGGGCTAATCACCTTCCCGAGGATACAAAAGCAACCCCCCTTACAATGAAGGTCAAAGGATTTTTACAAAAACCAAGCAAAGAAGGGGAAACCATAAAAGTTAAAACAGTTATCGGAAGAATACACCAAGGTGTATTGGTGAATCCAAACCCCAAGCATACCCATGACTTTGGTGATATAATTGAAGAACTTTTTGATGCTCAAAAAAGCTTTAAAAAGTTTTTAAAAGAAGGTGGTGATAGCAATGGATAA
- the ord gene encoding 2,4-diaminopentanoate dehydrogenase: protein MTVKVIHWGLGAMGGQMAELVATKKGITSVGAIDLDPNKVGKPMAELFEGQTNEVKVSDDATKVLNEKADLVIIATGSFTEEVYPLVEQALNSKKNVICIAEEMAFPAQQQPKLAAQLDELAKKNNVTLLGTGINPGFVLDLQIIALTGVCYDVQRIEAARVNDLSPFGPTVMKTQGVGTSVEEFNKGIEDGSIVGHVGFPESMAMVAKSLGWELDEIKETKEPIISNTHRKTKYVEVQPGMVAGCKHIAYGIKDGETIIKMEHPQQILPETEGIDTGDYINIFGTPEVNMAIKPEIPGGIGTVSVAVNSIANVINAEPGLVTMADLPVPAAIMGDIKDRIKK, encoded by the coding sequence ATGACAGTAAAAGTTATTCACTGGGGTTTAGGTGCTATGGGAGGACAAATGGCTGAGCTTGTAGCTACAAAAAAAGGTATTACTTCTGTTGGGGCTATTGATTTAGACCCTAACAAAGTAGGTAAACCAATGGCAGAGCTTTTTGAGGGACAAACTAACGAGGTAAAAGTAAGTGATGATGCAACTAAGGTTTTAAATGAGAAAGCAGACCTTGTCATTATTGCTACAGGTTCATTTACAGAGGAAGTATATCCTTTAGTGGAGCAAGCTTTAAACAGCAAAAAAAATGTAATATGTATCGCTGAAGAAATGGCTTTTCCAGCACAACAACAGCCCAAGCTTGCAGCCCAGCTTGATGAGCTAGCTAAAAAAAATAATGTAACTCTTTTAGGAACGGGTATAAACCCAGGCTTTGTGTTGGATTTACAAATCATTGCTCTTACAGGTGTCTGCTACGATGTTCAAAGAATTGAGGCAGCTAGAGTTAACGACCTATCGCCATTTGGACCTACTGTTATGAAGACCCAAGGCGTAGGAACATCAGTTGAAGAGTTTAACAAAGGTATTGAAGATGGGAGTATAGTTGGGCATGTTGGATTTCCAGAATCTATGGCCATGGTAGCGAAATCACTAGGCTGGGAGTTAGACGAAATTAAGGAAACTAAAGAGCCAATAATCTCAAACACCCATAGAAAGACAAAATATGTGGAAGTTCAACCAGGTATGGTAGCTGGGTGTAAACATATAGCTTATGGTATTAAAGATGGTGAAACAATTATCAAAATGGAGCATCCACAACAAATTTTACCAGAAACAGAAGGTATTGACACAGGTGATTACATCAATATATTCGGAACACCAGAAGTAAACATGGCAATAAAACCAGAAATTCCCGGTGGAATAGGAACGGTATCAGTTGCAGTAAACTCAATAGCAAATGTAATTAACGCAGAGCCAGGACTTGTTACAATGGCAGATCTTCCTGTGCCAGCGGCAATTATGGGAGATATTAAAGATAGAATAAAAAAGTAG
- a CDS encoding sigma-54 interaction domain-containing protein: MEKYFTEYIPYTITSERGEPIYSSPALKKIANKDNRSTYSYSLGEGKILTIYTAEGIDDVIKHNIKQILDSINEGIHIVNDQGETIFYNPMMAEMEGIGAHEVLNKKVLAMFPSLTPETSTIHKVLKSKKAMYDQLQSYTNYKGRGITTINSTFPLYNSGDFVGVLEVSKNITRLKELSEKVIDLQQKLYSSNGSKKKKDCWYTFTDIVGEDIDLKTIKEYAKRAAASNSPVLIYGETGTGKELFAQSIHSESKRSNKPFIAQNCAALPEGLLEGILFGTVKGSFTGAIDRPGLFQQANGGTLLLDELNSMGFELQAKLLRVLQNGRIRPVGATKEIDVDVRIIATTNADPYQSILEKKIREDLYYRLAVVNIEIPPLRRRKQDITVLMEHFLYKYKNKFRLANLDMDKDVKEIFLNYSWPGNVRELEHIIEGAVNLIDGDNIIKTIHLPKFLQGGWSTVQQSTLTNQVKDFEKNIISQAYYACNRNISKTAQRLGISRQSLQYKIKKYDL; encoded by the coding sequence GTGGAAAAGTATTTTACTGAATATATCCCCTATACAATAACTTCTGAACGAGGTGAGCCTATTTATTCTTCTCCTGCTTTAAAAAAAATAGCCAACAAAGATAATAGATCTACATACTCATATAGCTTGGGAGAAGGTAAAATCCTTACTATCTACACCGCTGAAGGTATAGACGATGTTATAAAGCATAACATAAAGCAGATATTAGACTCCATAAATGAAGGAATACATATAGTGAATGATCAAGGAGAAACAATATTTTATAATCCCATGATGGCTGAAATGGAAGGAATAGGTGCCCATGAAGTGCTCAACAAAAAAGTTTTAGCAATGTTCCCGTCTTTGACTCCAGAGACAAGCACTATCCATAAAGTTCTTAAGTCTAAAAAAGCAATGTATGATCAGCTACAAAGCTATACTAACTATAAAGGTCGTGGCATAACTACCATAAACTCAACCTTTCCGTTATATAATTCCGGTGACTTTGTTGGGGTGCTGGAAGTATCTAAAAACATTACAAGATTAAAAGAACTATCAGAGAAAGTAATTGATTTACAACAAAAACTCTATTCTTCCAACGGTTCTAAAAAGAAAAAAGACTGCTGGTATACATTTACAGATATAGTAGGAGAAGATATAGATTTAAAAACAATAAAGGAATATGCTAAAAGAGCAGCAGCTTCTAACTCCCCTGTTTTGATTTATGGGGAAACTGGAACCGGAAAAGAATTGTTTGCTCAAAGTATACACTCTGAGAGCAAAAGGAGTAACAAACCATTTATTGCTCAAAATTGTGCAGCCCTTCCCGAAGGACTTTTAGAGGGAATATTATTTGGCACAGTTAAAGGTAGCTTTACTGGTGCTATAGATAGACCGGGACTTTTTCAACAAGCTAACGGCGGCACTCTTCTGCTAGATGAACTTAATTCAATGGGCTTTGAGCTTCAAGCTAAGCTGTTGAGAGTTCTCCAAAATGGGAGAATACGCCCAGTTGGAGCTACGAAGGAAATAGACGTAGATGTGCGCATTATCGCAACTACAAATGCTGACCCGTATCAAAGTATCCTTGAAAAAAAAATAAGAGAGGATTTATACTATCGCCTAGCTGTAGTAAACATTGAAATACCTCCTTTAAGAAGGAGGAAACAAGATATCACTGTGTTAATGGAGCATTTTTTGTACAAATATAAGAACAAGTTTAGATTAGCAAATCTGGATATGGATAAAGACGTAAAAGAAATTTTTCTTAATTATAGTTGGCCGGGCAATGTTCGTGAATTAGAGCACATAATAGAAGGAGCAGTTAATTTAATAGATGGTGATAACATCATCAAAACCATTCACCTGCCAAAATTTTTGCAGGGGGGCTGGTCAACAGTACAGCAGTCTACACTGACCAATCAAGTAAAAGATTTTGAAAAAAATATTATTTCTCAAGCTTACTATGCCTGTAATCGAAATATCAGCAAGACAGCCCAGAGGCTAGGAATTTCAAGGCAAAGCTTGCAATACAAAATAAAAAAATATGACTTATAG
- the ortB gene encoding 2-amino-4-oxopentanoate thiolase subunit OrtB: MDNSYNAVMSRRNQIMKQAIGLDYSQFSLSDLAFDYEKMMNHGEYSIDRIVEIQKNQGVGNTPLYELKNFTEIARKLAPAGKGARIFVKDEAANPSGSFKDRRAAVSVYNAKKNGYKGVIAATSGNYGAAVASQAAMQMLDCIIIQEAFDSKGIYQPEIMEKGRACETYGAEVIQLSVGPELFYVFLKTLEETGYFNASLYSPFGIAGIETLGLEIAEQCKEIAGRKPSKVIVTHAGGGNLTGTARGLQKAGCSDTEVIGASIDLTGLHMASDNDFNKKSFTTGHTGFSVPFTTWPDRADVPKNAARPLRYLDRFVTVSQGEAFYVTEMLAKLEGMERGPAGNTSLAAAIKIAQEMEQDEVLVVQETEYTGAGKHINAQLSFAKENGIEIQHGDPAENVPGENIIFPKDPSLINVKEHSIDKLRNTYLKNIKKNFDINDLRDVDWKFLEQELNCTKSHIKTLLGKES, from the coding sequence ATGGATAATAGCTATAACGCCGTTATGAGCAGAAGGAATCAGATTATGAAACAAGCCATAGGGTTAGACTACAGCCAGTTTAGTCTATCAGATTTGGCCTTTGATTATGAAAAAATGATGAACCATGGTGAGTATAGTATAGATAGAATAGTTGAAATACAAAAAAATCAAGGGGTAGGCAATACCCCCTTATATGAACTAAAAAACTTTACTGAAATCGCTCGAAAGTTGGCACCTGCAGGAAAAGGAGCACGAATCTTTGTAAAAGATGAAGCGGCAAATCCTTCGGGAAGTTTTAAAGATAGAAGGGCAGCTGTCTCTGTATACAACGCCAAAAAGAACGGCTACAAAGGCGTGATAGCTGCAACTTCTGGTAACTACGGAGCGGCAGTAGCATCACAAGCAGCTATGCAAATGCTAGATTGCATCATTATACAAGAAGCCTTTGACTCAAAAGGCATATATCAACCAGAGATAATGGAAAAGGGCAGGGCGTGTGAAACCTATGGTGCAGAGGTAATACAACTATCAGTAGGACCTGAATTATTTTATGTGTTTTTAAAAACACTAGAGGAAACGGGATACTTTAACGCATCGCTATACTCTCCCTTTGGCATAGCGGGGATAGAGACTTTAGGACTGGAAATAGCAGAACAATGTAAAGAAATTGCAGGTCGCAAACCTAGTAAAGTTATAGTTACTCACGCAGGTGGCGGTAACTTAACTGGCACAGCAAGAGGACTACAAAAAGCAGGTTGTTCAGATACCGAAGTTATCGGAGCTTCTATCGACTTAACTGGACTTCATATGGCCAGTGACAATGACTTTAACAAAAAATCATTTACTACAGGACATACAGGGTTTAGCGTACCATTTACAACCTGGCCTGATAGAGCAGATGTCCCCAAAAATGCAGCAAGACCTCTAAGGTACTTAGACCGCTTTGTAACAGTATCTCAAGGAGAGGCATTTTACGTTACGGAAATGCTAGCTAAGCTAGAAGGTATGGAGAGAGGACCGGCTGGAAACACATCTCTAGCAGCAGCTATAAAAATAGCCCAAGAGATGGAGCAAGATGAAGTTCTTGTAGTACAGGAAACTGAATATACAGGAGCAGGAAAACACATAAATGCTCAGCTTTCCTTTGCAAAAGAAAACGGGATAGAAATCCAGCACGGAGACCCAGCGGAAAATGTACCAGGTGAGAATATAATATTTCCCAAAGACCCCTCTTTGATAAATGTAAAAGAGCATAGCATAGACAAACTTAGAAACACATATTTAAAAAATATTAAAAAGAATTTTGACATAAATGACTTAAGAGATGTTGACTGGAAGTTTTTAGAACAAGAACTGAACTGCACTAAGTCTCATATAAAAACCTTGTTGGGAAAGGAGAGTTAA